A single Glycine soja cultivar W05 chromosome 14, ASM419377v2, whole genome shotgun sequence DNA region contains:
- the LOC114384689 gene encoding deSI-like protein At4g17486, whose product MKLKSKKGWKSIVPLHLKGKSASRFSLFRKVNSAGYGPGKTPVYLNVYDLTPMNGYVYWAGLGIYHSGVEVHGVEYAFGAHDYPTSGVFEVEPRQCPGFKFRKSIFIGITSLDSTQVREFMERQSARYNGDTYHLIVKNCNHFCKDICYKLTGKSIPTWVNRLARLGSICNCILPEALRISAVAHDPNYQPHDSEKRRLRSGFNCLSSISMRQKHLSTSSLFLQSPIRGCLSSSWPSSELRKSINRSLKER is encoded by the exons ATGAAATTGAAGTCTAAGAAAGGATGGAAATCTATTGTACCACTTCATTTGAAAGGAAAATCCGCAAGCCGTTTTTCTTTATTTCGCAAAGTCAATTCTGCTGGCTATGGACCTGGCAAAACACCAGTTTATCTGAATGTGTATGACTTGACACCCATGAATGGTTATGTGTATTGGGCTGGTCTTGGTATCTATCACTCTGGTGTAGAAG TTCATGGTGTAGAATACGCGTTTGGAGCTCATGACTACCCAACAAGTGGTGTTTTTGAGGTTGAACCTCGCCAATGCCCTGGCTTCAAGTTCAGGAAGTCAATATTCATAGGAATCACATCTTTGGATTCTACTCAGGTTAGGGAGTTCATGGAACGCCAGTCAGCAAGATACAACGGTGACACATATCACTTAATTGTCAAGAACTGCAACCACTTCTGCAAAGACATCTGTTACAAGCTGACGGGGAAATCGATTCCAACATGGGTAAATCGACTGGCCAGACTAG GTTCAATTTGCAATTGCATTCTTCCTGAAGCACTAAGGATTTCTGCTGTAGCGCATGATCCTAATTATCAGCCTCATGATAGTGAAAAGAGAAGGCTTCGAAGTGGCTTCAATTGCTTGTCCTCAATCTCAATGCGTCAAAAACACCTTTCCACATCTTCACTGTTTCTACAGTCACCCATAAGAGGCTGCTTGTCGTCGTCATGGCCCTCCTCGGAATTGAGAAAATCCATTAACCGTTCCTTGAAAGAAAGATAA
- the LOC114385030 gene encoding arabinosyltransferase RRA3-like, producing MAGVRRDALLTRDKGQSSVRFRIVVAVVIGVLLGCVFAFFSSAPTPLHIPYPIKMVSSACESPEQVNALKVDILSAKVKNSELKKRVKDLMEKLRLAEQGKGHAQEQFVVLGESHKAGPFGTVKGLRTNPPVIPDESVNPRLTKILGEVAIYKELIVALANSNVKEMLQLWFTNIKRVGIPNYLVVALDDNIEEFCKSNDVPVYRRDPDQGVDVVGKSGGNHAVSGLKFRILREFLQLGYSVLLSDVDIVYLQNPFDYLYRDSDVESMSDGHNNKTAYGYNDVFDEPSMGWARYAHTMRIWVYNSGFFYIRPTLPSIELLDRVATRLSNDPKSWDQAVFNEELFFPSHPGYDGLHAAKRTMDMYLFMNSKVLFKTVRKDAKLKKLKPVIVHVNYHPDKFARMKAIVEFYANGKQDALDHFPDGSD from the exons ATGGCGGGGGTTCGTAGAGACGCATTGCTGACGAGAGATAAAGGCCAATCATCGGTCCGATTTCGAATCGTCGTCGCCGTCGTGATCGGCGTTCTCCTCGGCTGCGTCTTTGCCTTCTTCTCCTCCGCTCCCACTCCTCTTCACATTCCCTACCCTATTAAG ATGGTTTCATCTGCATGTGAATCGCCAGAACAAGTTAATGCGCTTAAAGTTGATATTCTATCAGCGAAAGTGAAAAATTCTGAGCTGAAGAAACGGGTCAAGGATCTTATGGAGAAGCTGCGTCTGGCCGAGCAAGGAAAGGGTCATGCTCAGGAACAGTTTGTTGTGCTTGGTGAGAGCCACAAGGCTGGGCCTTTTGGAACTGTCAAGGGTCTCAGAACCAATCCACCTGTCATTCCTGATGAATCTGTGAACCCCAGATTGACCAAGATCTTGGGGGAAGTTGCTATTTATAAAGAACTTATTGTTGCTCTCGCTAACTCTAATGTGAAGGAGATGTTGCAGCTATGGTTCACCAACATCAAGAGGGTTGGCATACCTAATTATTTGGTTGTTGCCTTAGATGATAACATTGAAGAGTTCTGCAAATCCAATGATGTTCCTGTGTATAGAAGGGATCCTGATCAAGGTGTTGATGTGGTCGGTAAGAGTGGTGGTAACCATGCTGTTTCGGGATTGAAATTTCGTATTTTGAGAGAATTTCTGCAACTGGGTTACAGTGTTCTTCTCTCGGATGTTGATATTGTGTACTTGCAGAACCCCTTTGATTATCTCTATAGGGATTCAGATGTGGAGTCAATGTCTGATGGTCACAATAATAAGACAGCTTACGGGTATAATGATGTCTTTGATGAACCCTCGATGGGTTGGGCTCGGTATGCTCATACCATGAGAATATGGGTTTATAACtctggtttcttttatataaggCCTACTCTTCCTTCAATTGAGCTCTTGGATCGTGTTGCAACTCGGCTTTCCAATGACCCAAAATCATGGGATCAGGCAGTTTTTAATGAGGAGCTCTTTTTCCCTTCACATCCTGGTTATGATGGACTTCACGCTGCAAAAAGGACGATGGATATGTACCTTTTTATGAACAGTAAGGTTCTCTTTAAGACTGTAAGAAAAGATGCTAAACTCAAGAAGCTGAAGCCAGTGATCGTACATGTTAATTACCATCCTGATAAGTTTGCAAGGATGAAGGCAATagttgagttttatgccaatgggAAACAGGATGCGCTGGATCATTTCCCAGATGGTTCTGACTGA